DNA sequence from the Janibacter sp. CX7 genome:
CTGCGCCGGGGTCGCCGGCTGCAAGATCGTCAGCCGCGCCGACATCGACGGTGACGGCACCGCCGACTCCGTGGGCCTGAGGACCTCGCCCGACGGGACGGGCAAGGTCACCACCCGCGTGGTCACCGCCGACGGTGAGCGCCTGCAGACCACGACCGAGACGAGCCGGAGCATGACGACGGCGAGCGAGCACTACCGCGGCGCGGCGCGCATCGACGGCGTGGACGGCTACGAGATCGTCGTGCTCACCGACCTCGGCGCCCACACCGCCTACTACCAGGTCATCACCTACCGCGACGGGCGCCTGACGACGCTCAAGGACCCGCGCAACCGGTGGCGTTGGGTCACGGACGGGTCGGTCTGGTCCGACTTCGGCTACCAGCGCACGACGACGGCATCCGGTGCGCCCAAGATGATCGCCCGTGAGGCCGTCGACAACGACCGCGACGGCGACTTCACCCAGGTCTCCTACTCCGCCGGCTGGAAGTACGGCGGCTGGTACCGGATGGGTGTGCTCACCAAGAAGGACGTCAGCCCGAGCATCGCCCACCGCTACACCGGCTGGAACGTGCCCTACCTGCCCAAGGGCCTCTGACGGTCTGGGCCCGGCAGTCGGGTCAGGCGGCGAAGGGGGCGACGACGGGGGTCCGGAATCCACACCGGGCCCCCGTCGTTGGGCAGGATGGACACCACGACGAGGGAAGGAACCCCGCATGCCGAAGTTCAAGAACGTCGCCGTGATCATCACCGCCGCCGAGGCCGCCCGTCAGTGGGCGCACAACAACCCCGAGCAGGCCGCCAAGTTCATCGACACGGCCACCGGCTTCGTCGACAGCCGCACGAAGGGGAAGTACACCTCCCAGAT
Encoded proteins:
- a CDS encoding antitoxin, coding for MPKFKNVAVIITAAEAARQWAHNNPEQAAKFIDTATGFVDSRTKGKYTSQIAGFSSMAKKNLTGSETVRSSTVHPDGRL